Proteins encoded by one window of Fibrobacter sp. UWR2:
- a CDS encoding FISUMP domain-containing protein, whose product MKTKILLPIFLMAFWACSDNESNPVKTDVPEPPPASSETVPSSSSVVAEVPDTCGSFVDARDGQSYCTVKIGEQTWMAKNLAYAIPGSICRSDNPANCEKYGRLYSWAQAIGKTDAECGVGKNCALTEGQFQGACPEGWALPDTSDWKQLMRFVRENNEGESLAASLLSTEEPEWAKYVTATDRFGFAALASAGSYSPTNAFTGDDRTYFWSRTQDTFGDDDYKYAHMFLVQPLDEVVRVGSAGKGAQYSVRCIKY is encoded by the coding sequence ATGAAAACAAAAATCCTTCTTCCTATTTTCCTTATGGCTTTCTGGGCCTGTTCTGACAATGAATCTAACCCTGTAAAAACGGATGTGCCCGAACCGCCGCCGGCTTCGAGCGAGACTGTTCCCTCCTCGAGTAGCGTAGTGGCAGAAGTGCCTGATACTTGCGGGAGTTTTGTCGACGCTCGTGACGGGCAATCCTATTGCACGGTAAAGATTGGTGAGCAGACTTGGATGGCAAAAAATCTTGCGTATGCTATTCCAGGTTCCATTTGCCGTTCGGACAATCCCGCAAATTGCGAAAAGTACGGACGTCTCTATTCCTGGGCTCAGGCTATCGGAAAAACGGATGCGGAATGCGGTGTGGGCAAGAATTGTGCTTTGACAGAAGGCCAGTTTCAGGGGGCCTGCCCGGAAGGCTGGGCGTTGCCCGACACAAGTGACTGGAAACAGCTGATGAGGTTTGTCAGGGAAAACAACGAAGGCGAATCATTAGCGGCGAGTCTCTTATCCACAGAAGAGCCCGAGTGGGCAAAATATGTTACAGCAACAGACCGTTTTGGTTTTGCCGCTTTGGCCTCTGCCGGATCCTACAGCCCCACAAATGCTTTCACGGGGGACGACCGAACATATTTCTGGTCTAGAACGCAAGATACATTCGGCGATGATGACTATAAATACGCCCACATGTTCCTTGTCCAGCCGCTTGACGAGGTGGTCAGGGTTGGTTCCGCGGGCAAAGGCGCACAATATTCCGTCCGCTGCATAAAATACTAG
- a CDS encoding DUF2278 family protein — MKIPLSKIIVLLGLAAITSSVFAQQSKYGYVVGTFVAGSNEVERIGQEGKFLHYRFKVKTSNNKVYDCVIDIKNGHKYEFPYRIVNMRDYNASYYGNIWSATNAYHPITMIPGKGGTASEGALDYIRHYGILRDIAGRRWQHDSATPTSDPKQFKLPMFDELFKNVKRIYVFGAPYSKGYGMHLIHQNQGDQNPEHISGNGIFQDGAVIFEYSAVGAKKPVRKMLMVKFDDQPGEPGQSDFSYTTDPDGNGPLHIGQAAPYNEEVIRYSSKPGDVDRTVSKIFGPYDAEQVEIYANNNEDDCMSYSDVDLFLGNSPTVNKDSGSIVFSRQNGCVNEFVRYYGNDHYYFYVNPWDKDSYPLIYVRYR, encoded by the coding sequence ATGAAAATACCATTGAGTAAAATCATTGTACTACTCGGCCTTGCCGCTATAACATCGTCTGTATTTGCTCAGCAGAGTAAATATGGCTATGTTGTAGGAACATTCGTCGCTGGCTCAAATGAAGTCGAGCGCATAGGGCAAGAGGGTAAGTTTTTACATTATCGCTTTAAGGTAAAGACAAGTAACAATAAGGTGTACGACTGTGTTATTGATATCAAGAACGGCCATAAATATGAATTCCCGTATAGAATTGTAAATATGCGAGACTATAATGCGAGTTACTATGGTAATATTTGGTCGGCGACAAATGCATATCATCCCATTACAATGATTCCCGGAAAGGGCGGTACCGCTTCGGAAGGTGCCCTAGACTACATACGCCATTACGGAATCCTGCGTGATATTGCCGGTAGGAGATGGCAGCATGACAGCGCTACTCCAACGAGTGACCCGAAGCAGTTTAAATTGCCGATGTTCGATGAACTCTTCAAGAATGTTAAGAGGATCTATGTCTTTGGAGCGCCATATTCGAAGGGCTATGGAATGCACCTGATTCATCAAAACCAGGGTGACCAGAACCCGGAACATATCTCGGGAAATGGTATTTTCCAGGATGGAGCTGTTATATTTGAGTATTCCGCTGTTGGCGCCAAGAAGCCCGTTCGAAAGATGCTGATGGTTAAGTTCGATGACCAGCCGGGTGAACCTGGCCAGTCTGATTTCTCCTATACAACGGACCCGGATGGGAATGGCCCCCTGCATATTGGGCAGGCTGCTCCCTATAATGAGGAAGTGATTCGTTATAGTAGTAAGCCGGGTGACGTTGATAGAACGGTTTCAAAGATTTTTGGCCCCTATGATGCAGAACAGGTTGAGATTTATGCCAATAACAATGAGGACGATTGCATGTCTTATAGCGATGTCGATCTGTTCCTTGGCAACTCGCCCACTGTGAATAAGGATTCTGGCTCCATTGTCTTTTCTCGGCAGAATGGATGTGTAAATGAATTCGTTCGCTACTATGGCAATGACCATTACTACTTCTATGTGAATCCTTGGGATAAAGACTCTTACCCCTTGATTTATGTGCGGTATAGGTAA
- a CDS encoding SGNH/GDSL hydrolase family protein, with the protein MLRFARKSRLFLALAVFPLILCCSNSTTYSDEPEEPPQLEWTTVPYNSELLRITGRTNYTMGDFVILSWSASAVTVAFVGTALEMEAGTNQFAYIDVFVDGEKEPSSLIKLAKTGEEPIVVPVVDGLRYGTHVVTLYKRSESRNGDWLFYGLRVLGEARKDLLPKVPKHKIEFVGNSITCGCDVLNPVPGGESELAYTSSYHSYAGQTAMTLKAEIHNICMGGRGFHINYDRSKNYLLPAIYGLTGTTSIYTVNWDPDKWHPDIVVVNLGTNDFASGANDSAGFVSAAVSFIERIRSYHPESKIVMLDGPMLTGELMVQCRQYLDTVKATLESRGIGDLYRFSLDPRGDNPFGINFHPTQKEAAEDARKLSAWIRSKFGWK; encoded by the coding sequence ATGCTCCGGTTCGCGCGAAAGTCACGCCTTTTCCTAGCGCTAGCCGTTTTCCCGCTTATCCTCTGCTGCAGCAACAGCACCACCTATTCCGACGAACCCGAGGAGCCCCCGCAGCTCGAGTGGACAACAGTCCCGTACAATTCCGAGCTGCTACGCATCACGGGCCGCACCAACTATACCATGGGCGACTTCGTAATCCTATCGTGGTCGGCCTCCGCCGTCACCGTAGCCTTTGTCGGGACAGCGCTCGAGATGGAGGCCGGCACGAACCAGTTCGCCTATATCGATGTGTTCGTCGACGGGGAAAAGGAGCCTTCGTCCCTGATAAAGCTTGCCAAGACGGGCGAGGAGCCTATCGTAGTGCCCGTAGTTGACGGGCTGCGCTACGGCACGCACGTGGTTACCTTGTACAAAAGGAGCGAGAGTCGCAACGGAGACTGGCTATTCTACGGGCTGCGCGTACTGGGGGAGGCTCGCAAGGACCTATTGCCCAAAGTTCCCAAGCACAAGATTGAGTTTGTCGGAAACTCCATAACGTGCGGGTGCGACGTACTGAACCCTGTCCCGGGTGGAGAATCCGAGCTGGCCTATACAAGTTCGTACCACAGCTATGCAGGGCAGACGGCAATGACCCTCAAGGCCGAGATACACAACATCTGCATGGGTGGGCGAGGTTTCCACATCAATTACGACAGGAGCAAGAACTACCTGCTTCCCGCCATATACGGATTGACCGGGACGACGTCAATCTACACGGTAAACTGGGACCCTGACAAGTGGCACCCGGACATAGTCGTGGTGAACCTGGGAACGAATGACTTTGCAAGCGGCGCGAACGATTCCGCAGGGTTCGTGAGCGCGGCGGTCAGTTTCATCGAGCGCATACGCTCGTATCACCCGGAATCCAAGATCGTGATGCTCGACGGCCCGATGCTCACGGGCGAACTCATGGTCCAATGCCGCCAGTACCTGGACACCGTGAAGGCGACCCTCGAAAGCCGCGGAATCGGGGACCTTTACCGCTTTTCCCTGGACCCGAGAGGCGATAATCCGTTCGGGATCAACTTCCACCCGACCCAAAAAGAGGCCGCCGAAGATGCCAGGAAACTGAGCGCATGGATACGCTCGAAATTCGGGTGGAAATAG
- a CDS encoding efflux RND transporter periplasmic adaptor subunit, with protein sequence MKKIFISIFVSIFLAACGGEDSAASGAKGAGAPGKGGSGGKGGPGGRPARVIAVEGYIAESHEQGKNFTAMATLEPLNSVSLTAATSGRLTNLYAKDGAQVQKGTLLAKIDDSELKAQLKQAESNKQLAQQKYDRAKGLYEKDGATKADMEAAEASLKSSEASVELIRAQIAKTEVRAPFAGKLGFVNVSVGAWLTTGTPIVSISEVKKLKAKFALPQRYASALKVGDAVELKDEERNVSKSGKVKALEAGLSESSRTRQVLVEVNNAGGELLAGSYAKVNVTMQAGVAKSIPIPAEAFTLDKDGAYVFVATGGKAKIKHVQTGLRTPITVDVTGGLDEGDTVITSGLISLREGISVRIREIRHNADYEVE encoded by the coding sequence GTGAAAAAGATCTTTATTTCCATTTTTGTGTCCATATTCCTGGCTGCCTGCGGTGGCGAAGATTCCGCTGCGAGCGGTGCGAAGGGTGCCGGTGCTCCGGGCAAGGGTGGCTCCGGCGGGAAGGGTGGTCCAGGTGGCAGGCCTGCCCGCGTGATTGCGGTAGAAGGCTATATCGCGGAATCCCATGAACAGGGGAAGAACTTTACGGCGATGGCAACCCTCGAGCCCCTGAACAGCGTTTCGCTCACGGCGGCTACCTCCGGTAGGCTCACGAACCTTTACGCAAAGGACGGCGCCCAGGTGCAGAAGGGCACACTCCTAGCAAAGATTGACGATTCCGAACTGAAGGCTCAACTCAAGCAGGCGGAATCGAACAAGCAGCTCGCCCAGCAGAAGTACGACCGCGCGAAAGGACTCTACGAGAAGGACGGGGCGACGAAGGCCGACATGGAAGCGGCCGAGGCCTCGCTCAAGTCATCGGAAGCTTCCGTGGAACTCATCAGGGCGCAGATTGCGAAGACCGAGGTACGCGCTCCGTTTGCCGGCAAACTCGGATTCGTTAACGTTTCCGTGGGCGCATGGCTCACGACCGGCACGCCGATTGTATCTATCAGCGAAGTAAAAAAGTTGAAGGCGAAATTCGCTCTCCCGCAGCGCTATGCGTCGGCCCTCAAGGTGGGCGATGCCGTAGAGCTCAAGGACGAAGAACGCAATGTCTCTAAGTCCGGCAAGGTGAAGGCCCTGGAAGCGGGGCTTTCGGAAAGTAGCCGTACCCGCCAGGTGCTGGTGGAAGTCAATAACGCAGGGGGCGAACTCCTTGCAGGTTCTTACGCGAAGGTGAACGTGACCATGCAGGCGGGAGTCGCAAAGAGCATCCCGATTCCGGCAGAGGCGTTCACGCTGGACAAGGACGGTGCCTACGTGTTCGTGGCTACGGGCGGGAAGGCGAAAATCAAGCACGTTCAGACCGGGCTCCGCACGCCGATTACGGTCGATGTGACCGGAGGGCTCGACGAGGGCGATACCGTGATTACTTCGGGTCTCATTAGCCTGCGCGAAGGCATTTCTGTGCGCATCCGTGAAATCCGCCACAACGCCGATTACGAAGTGGAGTAA